A window of the Electrophorus electricus isolate fEleEle1 chromosome 11, fEleEle1.pri, whole genome shotgun sequence genome harbors these coding sequences:
- the tjap1 gene encoding tight junction-associated protein 1 — translation MASATQARKPYRKAPPQHRETRHSLPAFREDLSRSPPGSGNPPAPPQPDPSQDSLSDADKIKVLQQQNEDLRRCLTHTTHTMETMETEFENTRHYMQGEMSRTRDDLEKMRDKFRRLQNSYTASQRANQDLEEKLHALLCKVERDKKTMDQEIVELTNRLVDAKNTIDKLEELNERYRQDCNLAVQLLKCNKSHFRNHKFADLPYELQEMVNKHMNRSLPDNTQSAPGAQGQDADTLSLTPADVVPTSVIARVLEKPEPLVLNSAQSSSSAGRPVAEDVFVHVDMTGPQNENGGPGHARRSGGGGAADPQHLNGACRSQASADGPSGGGDDAAATAPSFEKLNPYPAPPPPHPLYPGRKVIEFSSDDKVKIPKNSPLPNCTYATRQAISLSLVQSEEEAGGGGGERQRTVPSSPATSDGGWCSRTSSSSGGGHAPPLRPPRQPDAPDPLSSQSSPFSSPPQPPSTFTSSGSSEEDLLNNWQRMFVEKTAPSSTGVLLNRTSFSSETAKELQRSQRGGRQVRGAYSDGEEGSSAPSWTASRESSLDTDTSSVADLRTKRGHYGTDFSQEEGEHLLMALDNEDSSSSGAVGPGGRAPAEQRESAEDAASAGSSAEERDVLPQDFPVISSRVVEDYTDKPPPHRHHPQGGSTRPQKSPKRMGVHHLHRKDSLTRAQEHGNLLD, via the exons ATGGCAAGCGCCACCCAAGCCCGCAAGCCGTACCGCAAGGCGCCACCGCAGCACCGCGAGACGCGCCACAGCCTGCCAGCCTTCCGAGAAGACCTTAGCAGGAGCCCTCCAGGATCCGGCAACCCCCCAGCTCCACCCCAGCCTGACCCCAGCCAG gactCTTTATCAGATGCTGACAAAATCAA ggtccTGCAGCAGCAGAATGAAGACCTGCGCCGTTGTCTTACCCACACGAcccacacaatggagaccatggAGACAGAGTTTGAGAACACTCGGCACTACATGCAGGGAGAGATGAGCCGAACCAGAGATGACCTGGAGAAGATGAGGGACAAATTCCGaag GCTGCAGAACAGCTACACAGCCTCACAGAGAGCCAATCAAGACCTGGAAGAGAAGCTGCATGCCCTG CTTTGCAAAGTGGAGAGAGACAAGAAGACCATGGATCAGGAGATAGTGGAGCTCACCAACAGGCTCGTGGATGCCAAGAACACGATCGACAAGCTGGAAGAACTAAAT GAACGTTACCGGCAGGACTGCAATTTGGCAGTGCAGCTGCTGAAGTGCAACAAGTCCCATTTCAGGAATCACAAGTTTGCGGAC TTGCCGTATGAACTGCAGGAGATGGTGAATAAGCACATGAATAGGAGCCTGCCCGACAATACCCAGAGTGCTCCGGGAGCCCAAGGGCAGGACGCAGACACGCTGAGCCTGACGCCCGCTGATGTGGTGCCCACGTCCGTCATCGCCCGTGTGCTCGAGAAGCCGGAGCCTCTGGTGCTCAACTCGGCTCAGTCCAGCAGCAGCGCTGGGCGGCCGGTGGCCGAGGACGTGTTCGTCCACGTGGACATGACCGGCCCGCAGAACGAGAACGGCGGCCCCGGGCATGCCCGGCGGAGCGGTGGCGGCGGCGCAGCCGACCCGCAGCACCTCAACGGCGCCTGTCGCTCGCAGGCCAGTGCGGACGGGCCGTCGGGCGGCGGCGACGACGCGGCGGCGACGGCACCCTCCTTCGAGAAGCTGAACCCCTACCctgctccacccccaccacaccctctcTACCCTGGCCGCAAGGTGATCGAGTTCTCCTCCGACGACAAGGTGAAGATCCCCAAGAACAGCCCGCTGCCGAACTGCACCTACGCCACTCGTCAGGCCATCTCCCTCAGCCTGGTGCAGAGCGAGGAGGAGGCCGGGGGGGGCGGTGGCGAGCGCCAGCGCACCGTCCCCAGCAGCCCCGCCACGTCCGACGGGGGCTGGTGCTCCAggacctcctcctcctcgggcGGGGGCCACGCGCCTCCTCTGCGCCCGCCGCGGCAGCCGGACGCCCCCGACCCCCTGTCCAGCCAGTCCAGCCCGTTCAGCAGCCCGCCACAGCCGCCCAGCACCTTCACCAGCTCAGGCAGCTCCGAGGAGGACCTGCTCAACAACTGGCAGCGCATGTTCGTCGAGAAGACCGCGCCATCCTCGACGGGAGTCCTGCTTAACCGCACCTCCTTCAGCAGCGAGACGGCCAAGGAGCTGCAGAGGAGCCAGCGCGGGGGCAGGCAGGTCAGGGGCGCCTACTCGGACGGCGAGGAGGGCTCGTCCGCCCCGAGCTGGACGGCCAGCAGGGAGTCCAGCCTGGACACGGACACGAGCAGCGTGGCGGACCTGCGCACCAAGCGCGGCCACTACGGCACCGACTTCTCCCAGGAGGAGGGTGAGCACTTGCTGATGGCGCTGGACAAcgaggacagcagcagcagcggcgCCGTCGGCCCGGGCGGCCGGGCCCCTGCCGAGCAGCGCGAGTCCGCCGAAGACGCCGCATCCGCGGGCAGCTCGGCCGAGGAGCGGGATGTCCTGCCGCAGGACTTCCCAGTCATCAGCTCCAGGGTCGTGGAGGACTACACGGACAAACCCCCTCCTCATCGGCACCACCCCCAGGGAGGCTCCACCCGGCCACAGAAGAGCCCCAAACGGATGGGGGTCCACCACCTGCACCGAAAGGATAGCCTTACCAGAGCACAGGAGCATGGGAACCTGCTGGACTGA